The following nucleotide sequence is from Anguilla rostrata isolate EN2019 chromosome 3, ASM1855537v3, whole genome shotgun sequence.
TGTTCTCCATGTAGATGCTGTAGGTAAACCAGCAGTCACCTGCCAAGTGAACGGCTCCTCAGTAACCCTGCTGTGCTCTGGGGGCGACAGACCAAGCACTCAGTACAGGTGAGAGGGGCCTGCCATAGAGCCCCAGCCAGGGTCCCAGCTGAAGATAGAGGCAGCAGAGAGCTCTGATGCAGTCTACACCTGTGTGCTGCACAACCCTGTGGGTGAGAGCAGAACAGACTTTCCTGTAAAGAGCTGCTTCCCTGCTCCAGGTAAGGCCCACTCAGCTGATGTAGGGACTGAGCACAGGCCTGCCATCCTAGCTGCCACAGTCCACCCCTAATGCTCATTTCACAGGTTTGggtagctgttccagttgttaTGTAGTCCACCCCTAGTGCTCATTTCACAGGTTTGggtagctgttccagttgttaTGTAGTCCATCCCTAATGCTCATTTCACAGGTTTGGGTAGCTGTTTCAGTTGTTATGTAGTCCACCCTAATCTTCATTTCACAGGTTTGGgtagctgttccagttgcaATGCAGGTCTGTAGACTAAGGGTTTTAACCAGAGTTTTTACCTTGAGTTAAGcacaatttttttccacttgcTTAATTTACAATTTGTTCAtgttctgctgttctcctgTGGTTACCAGCCTCTGTTGAATTTTCTGTGCTATCCTGTGAATTTCACCCTCTGGTCTACAGCATAGAGTACTGGGTATAGGCCCTGTTTACGGTACTGTCGGGGTCCTACTAGGGGTTAAATGCTCAGTTGCCCCATCTACCCCACAGTCTCTGAAACATGACTGAGGCACATTGATTACTACTGACCCCAATCATCCCCAGCACTGTCAGCTGAGACAGCTGTTGCTGAGCAACCAGTCAACTTCAAATTAACTGCCATTTCATTAACACAGGGAGCTAAATAAATCATCTTCTAAAGTcagaaatatatacacacagaaatatatttatatacatctTTCAATAGTCAGATCAAAATGGTTGAGCtttgtcttttatatttttctaacatgctctgtttttctttgtttttaggaaGCGCCTCTGTCCTGATTTCTGTAGTCCTTATCCTTGTTCTGTAGTCCCTTTGTCCTGACTGAGCAGCACGAAGGGACTGATGGGAGTGCTGGAATTTCACAGGAGAGTCAGACAGGTAAgtacagagaagcagcaggtAACCTGCCAGTCAGTCACCTGCTTTACatcaaatttaatattttatttcatttttccacagAATCACTAAATCTTctgaagagagaggagtggagactGAGGGGGGGAACTCTAAACACCCCTCCTCTGGCACTGTCCCGTTCAGCACTCCTGTGTCTCCACCTACTGCTCCAcccaaaactgaaattgaagaGGAGACCTTCCACAGTCCCCCGCccagcccctctcctctccaccccctgaaatcacccccccccccccccccatctagcACCAGCTCCAGTACAGAGTCACAAGTCCAGACACAGGAATAGAAGCTCCTAAGACCAAGAAAATAGGAGATCATTTAAAGAACTGAAACTTTattgcgctgtgtgtgtgtgtgtgtgtgtgtgtgtgtgtatgtacatgtctgtgtgaactTGTCTTGGCTAGTAGCAGCTATAGTTTCagtatttttacttttctgacTCCCCCACGGACTCCCCCACACACGAACCCGTCAGTACTTCATGGTGTAGACACACGGTCCCAGAGCGGGTCCAACAGCACAGCTGTTCAGGCTTATCCAGCAGAGACACCGCGGCTACCGTAGCATTCCAAAAAATCTCCGTTCACCAAGGCTCGGGTACGAAGGggaaaaatagagaaaagaaagagaagacgCCCCAGCCCCTGGTGTGGTCTAGCTAAACTCCGTGGCCAGGTGTTTTGGAGGTCTaagctgtcattggctgtttgAGGTCTGCGCTGCCATTGGCTGTTTGGAGGACACACCATATCACTTTCACCCTTCCCATCGGGGGTGGATTTCAATTggttcagtaaaatatttgccAAATTAGATCAGGTTGGATAATCATATAGCTGTACAAGATAATCAGATACACTTTATTCCATGATCTTCGTTATGAATTTTAGAAGATAACCATACCAAACATGACTGCCTTAAATACAGGTTAAGGGGATTACTTGCTAGTAGTATGCTGTGATGACTTGCAGttgactttgaattttttttagaCCAGTTGGGTAGCagaacagtatttatttattcattatgacTAATATGATTGTAATATTCCACACATTCATTCCACACACTCCTTTCACCCCCTCACACTCCCCAAAACGTCCTTAAATGAAAGCACTTTATAATGTACTACATATAAATGCTTAACTCACATCCTCATGAGCACTCATGTAACTTCTCCATCCTATTCATGCCCCTAAAATCATACTGTAATATGTTACCACAATGCTttctttaattctgttttttttttaagtaccttCTATCATTGCTTCTCAGTTAATGTGTAAGTCCAAATGTTATTATGTCTTGCTTTTTGTAATCCCAAATTGTTCagtgcctgtttgtttgttttgtttcctccTTGTAAGAGCGCATGTGTACATGGCCGTATGTTTCTCGCCATACCTATTTGTCAAGAAATACAAAACTGCATGATCGCCCCCATCCCGGATAGCATGCTAGTAGTAAATAACCGTTGGGAAAAACCGGGATTACCAACCCGCAAGTAAGCTTTCACTTTCACATCAGGCCCGCCACCGGAGATGCGCCTGTATGAAGACGAGCAATGGCAGACACACGCTTCAGAATCACTACGCCGTTATTTTTTATCCTCGCGAACTTCATATTCGGTAAGAACTGTAACTCGCTTCTGTTAGTCTTTCGTAGTATGGTTTCCAAGTGATAACCTTTTTTTCACAGGTTACACGTTTAACTATCTTGCTAATATGCTAAATTATTGTGCAGTAGACTCAAAAAATACGTTTAACTCCGCTGTTCAACCGCGCTGCGCCTGTAGCGGTTAATATAATCCTGAGTGATTTCTGCCTGAGGAAGAGCCCATGACCGCGATCGCGGCGGACAGTGTTGAGCGATCCTACgtgttttgcatttgattgtTTCAGTGAGTTTCCGACATTACTGTGGGACTTTCTACCCGTGAATTATATTCTAGTGTACTCTACGAGTGGGGAAATTTTAGAGACATTTGGGCTATGTAGACGCCATActaaatatagcctacattttgtcCAAATTTAAATATGGGATACTATGATATCAGGTATCAGAATCTGCAGCGCGAGTCAATGATTTATCAGGACAAAGACAATACACATAAGCGGCTTGAGACAggtgaaaaaatgtgaaagactTTAATGAGACTTTATATTTCAGCTACCCTAATATTTTACGTTTAGAATGTTAAATGTTGACAGAAGGGAAGTATTGAGatactgtctgtgtctgtaggtTTATAAGATTCCGTTCACGTAGGCTTGTAAAATTATTTGCATCTTAATTGAGTTTGTACTGTCATATTCTCGGTCAGTTATTGTAGTAAACGGGAACAGACGGATATCAGTGTGCCCCAACCCCCTGCATTAGCCTAAATAATTTGTCTTGGAGACTGAATTAATAGCCTTCTGTCCGGTAATTAGAATATTATTATAACTACTAAGTgtaaaaaccagaaacacagcTGCTGCACACAGGCTCGTCATCCATCCAGAGTTCATCATCCATGACGCCAAGTGATAACACCTGTCTTTAGTGCTGACgtcaaaacaacaaatgcaaaCTTCAGAGGCTGAAAACGTTTTCAAAAAGGTTTAAACTGGCCCACATGAATAATCGCGTTAAAATAAATTCGTTAAAAAACGAAAGCGAACATAAAAGGAACGCCCTCAGAAGTAAGAGGCGATGCGAAGAGAAGGCAGGGGACCAGAGATGGTCATTCTCTGTTTATAGactccagtggttactcgaggtattgcagtttagtaagtCTGGTACCGAAAAGCAGGTTtccccattgaagtccattcaaaactaatACTGTTAAGCTCCAAAATTTCTTCACACGAAACTAATTACTGTCCAGTAAATTAGTTCTTTTTGTAAGCCAAGGAGAAGATGTGTGTCTGAACTCAATTAAACACCAATGGGAGATTCTGGACCAACGTGTCAGACCGTGCTCTCGCCCACCATcaccaaaacaccaaatgagggcatatcttttggaagaatagTGTTCTATCCCTCCAATAAAGTTCCAGAGAtgtgtagaatctatgccaaggcacactGAAGCTGTCCTGATGGCTTCTGTTGGCCCagcaccttactaagacactttctGTTAACATTTTCTTTAGAAAAATGTACCTAGGCTATGGtttctatatttttaaaaaataagtgaaaaattcattcattctaaAAGACTTACTGCGCTTCACATCATGCACTCAGTAAATCCAGTTAATCATCCACATCAATGCCTCTGGCTTTCTTGCAGGTGATGTCACGCCTGAGATCATTGCCCAGTCTAACGGGAACTTCACACTACAGCCTAGAGTTCAGGGTCCCCTGGAGGAAATTTTGTGGAGGTGGAATAATCATAAGGTGGTTGAATTTGACCAGAAGGAGGTGGTTGAATACAGGCAGTTTAAAGGACGGACAATCCTGGACCTCACAACGGGAGCCCTGACCCTCACACGTCTCACAGAGGCTGACAGTGGGGAGTATGTTGGTGAGCTGCAGATCAAGGGAACTCTGGTGGAATATCGTCAGACGGTGAAAGTGTTTGGTGAGTTTGCTTCTACTGAATGACCAAATCCCAGTTAATTGTGGGCTTTCATCCAAAAAATTTAGCTGtatgttataaaaaatatatacattgtcTACTGAAATACACTTTCAACCATTTTGTGgggcaataaaaaaatgtttgtctgtCAAAGCAGGTAGAAGCatggcattttacattatttcaaagtgcttcacaagtCGGTCTGTAACCACACGGTTAGGGGTGTGAATATCGCTAAATGGCACAAAAGTTATAGTTTCACAGAGTTCTCAACCATAagtgtttcagtaaaaaagCGCTTTATATTAATCAATCATGTGGGTCAGGTGTGTTAATCCATGAAAGACAATGCTAAAAttagctgtgaggtcacaagccTTTGTTCTCCATGTAGATGGTGTAGGTAAACCAGCAGTCACCTGCCAAGTGAACGGCCCCTCAGTAACCCTGCTGTGCTCTGGGGGCGACAGACCAAGCTCTCAGtacaggtgggaggggcctgccaTAGAGCCCCAGCCAGGGTCCCAGCTGAAGATAGAGGCAGCAGAGAGCTCTGATGCAATCTACACCTGTGTGCTGCACAACCC
It contains:
- the LOC135251898 gene encoding lymphocyte function-associated antigen 3-like, producing MADTRFRITTPLFFILANFIFGDVTPEIIAQSNGNFTLQPRVQGPLEEILWRWNNHKVVEFDQKEVVEYRQFKGRTILDLTTGALTLTRLTEADSGEYVGELQIKGTLVEYRQTVKVFDAVGKPAVTCQVNGPSVTLLCSGGNRPSTQYRWEGLAIEPQPGSQLKIEAAESSDAIYTCVLHNPVGESRTDFPVKSCFPAPGKAHSADVGTEHRPAILAATVHP